In Tachypleus tridentatus isolate NWPU-2018 chromosome 7, ASM421037v1, whole genome shotgun sequence, a genomic segment contains:
- the LOC143256203 gene encoding PDZ and LIM domain protein 3-like isoform X1, translating to MSQGILTLTLDRDGPNTPWGFRLQGGSDLDQPLTIQRVFLGSPSEGELHRGDVIMRIGGRDANRLTHQEAHDIIVKSGNTLKLVVQRLAGGACSSVTTPGTPNPMDTGHPLANAVSPAFQPKPAGFFVSSTPTTPIGLPTTKIISEYQTQHPEPQTFADYERQEYMNEQQKEHDIIQNQAYRTVQLVFPKAKPRHDIPIGSYLRHVHDPNWKKPTPSPNRIYDAMMLAKVQETVKGAGFSPASLSPGRTPTPDSGISGSNSGSKVLHRQYNTPINMYSKQSLADTLQGQTGILFGQTGTKAGTKIQKASDITLSPTYQMLQQEEKNKQPKEHKPIHHQLYTIPDSKSHDINAFGMPKDKINQSGSFNTLTTKLLTGQSSY from the exons GTCTTTCTTGGAAGCCCATCAGAAGGGGAACTTCACAGGGGAGATGTTATCATGAGGATAGGGGGTCGAGATGCTAATCGACTTACTCACCAAGAGGCTCATGACATCATTGTCAAATCTGGTAATACACTGAAGCTGGTTGTTCAGAG gttGGCAGGGGGAGCTTGTTCCTCTGTCACAACCCCCGGCACACCTAATCCTATGGACACTGGTCATCCTTTGGCCAATGCTGTTTCCCCTGCTTTTCAGCCCAAACCTGCAGGATTCTTCGTTTCTTCCACTCCAACGACCCCTATCGGTTTACCCACGACcaaaataatttcagaatatcAAACACAACATCCTGAACCACAAACCTTTGCTGATTACGAACGACAAGAATATATGAACGAACAACAAAAGGAGCATGATATAATACAGAACCAG GCCTACCGAACAGTCCAGTTGGTCTTCCCTAAAGCCAAACCGAGACACGATATCCCCATTGGCTCATACCTTCGACATGTCCACGACCCAAATTGGAAGAAACCCACTCCATCTCCCAATCGTATATACGATGCCATGATGTTGGCTAAG GTGCAGGAAACTGTGAAAGGGGCTGGATTTTCACCCGCTTCTTTAAGCCCTGGTCGAACACCAACTCCTGATTCGGGAATTTCTGGTTCAAACTCGGGTTCTAAAGTCTTACATCGTCAGTATAATACACCAATCAACATGTACTCTAAACAATCTTTAGCCGATACTCTACAAGGCCAGACAGGAATTCTTtt TGGTCAAACAGGTACCAAGGCTGGCACCAAGATACAGAAAGCTTCTGACATCACCCTGTCTCCTACGTACCAGATGTTACagcaagaagaaaaaaacaaacaaccaaaagaGCATAAGCCGATTCATCACCAGCTGTACACAATTCCTGATTCTAAGAGTCATGACATTAATGCGTTTGGCATGCCCAAAGATAAGATCAACCAATCAGGCAGTTTCAACACATTGACGACCAAACTACTTACTGGCCAAAGCAGTTACTAG
- the LOC143256203 gene encoding uncharacterized protein LOC143256203 isoform X4 — MRIGGRDANRLTHQEAHDIIVKSGNTLKLVVQRLAGGACSSVTTPGTPNPMDTGHPLANAVSPAFQPKPAGFFVSSTPTTPIGLPTTKIISEYQTQHPEPQTFADYERQEYMNEQQKEHDIIQNQAYRTVQLVFPKAKPRHDIPIGSYLRHVHDPNWKKPTPSPNRIYDAMMLAKETVKGAGFSPASLSPGRTPTPDSGISGSNSGSKVLHRQYNTPINMYSKQSLADTLQGQTGILFGQTGTKAGTKIQKASDITLSPTYQMLQQEEKNKQPKEHKPIHHQLYTIPDSKSHDINAFGMPKDKINQSGSFNTLTTKLLTGQSSY; from the exons ATGAGGATAGGGGGTCGAGATGCTAATCGACTTACTCACCAAGAGGCTCATGACATCATTGTCAAATCTGGTAATACACTGAAGCTGGTTGTTCAGAG gttGGCAGGGGGAGCTTGTTCCTCTGTCACAACCCCCGGCACACCTAATCCTATGGACACTGGTCATCCTTTGGCCAATGCTGTTTCCCCTGCTTTTCAGCCCAAACCTGCAGGATTCTTCGTTTCTTCCACTCCAACGACCCCTATCGGTTTACCCACGACcaaaataatttcagaatatcAAACACAACATCCTGAACCACAAACCTTTGCTGATTACGAACGACAAGAATATATGAACGAACAACAAAAGGAGCATGATATAATACAGAACCAG GCCTACCGAACAGTCCAGTTGGTCTTCCCTAAAGCCAAACCGAGACACGATATCCCCATTGGCTCATACCTTCGACATGTCCACGACCCAAATTGGAAGAAACCCACTCCATCTCCCAATCGTATATACGATGCCATGATGTTGGCTAAG GAAACTGTGAAAGGGGCTGGATTTTCACCCGCTTCTTTAAGCCCTGGTCGAACACCAACTCCTGATTCGGGAATTTCTGGTTCAAACTCGGGTTCTAAAGTCTTACATCGTCAGTATAATACACCAATCAACATGTACTCTAAACAATCTTTAGCCGATACTCTACAAGGCCAGACAGGAATTCTTtt TGGTCAAACAGGTACCAAGGCTGGCACCAAGATACAGAAAGCTTCTGACATCACCCTGTCTCCTACGTACCAGATGTTACagcaagaagaaaaaaacaaacaaccaaaagaGCATAAGCCGATTCATCACCAGCTGTACACAATTCCTGATTCTAAGAGTCATGACATTAATGCGTTTGGCATGCCCAAAGATAAGATCAACCAATCAGGCAGTTTCAACACATTGACGACCAAACTACTTACTGGCCAAAGCAGTTACTAG
- the LOC143256203 gene encoding PDZ and LIM domain protein 3-like isoform X2 — protein MSQGILTLTLDRDGPNTPWGFRLQGGSDLDQPLTIQRVFLGSPSEGELHRGDVIMRIGGRDANRLTHQEAHDIIVKSGNTLKLVVQRLAGGACSSVTTPGTPNPMDTGHPLANAVSPAFQPKPAGFFVSSTPTTPIGLPTTKIISEYQTQHPEPQTFADYERQEYMNEQQKEHDIIQNQAYRTVQLVFPKAKPRHDIPIGSYLRHVHDPNWKKPTPSPNRIYDAMMLAKETVKGAGFSPASLSPGRTPTPDSGISGSNSGSKVLHRQYNTPINMYSKQSLADTLQGQTGILFGQTGTKAGTKIQKASDITLSPTYQMLQQEEKNKQPKEHKPIHHQLYTIPDSKSHDINAFGMPKDKINQSGSFNTLTTKLLTGQSSY, from the exons GTCTTTCTTGGAAGCCCATCAGAAGGGGAACTTCACAGGGGAGATGTTATCATGAGGATAGGGGGTCGAGATGCTAATCGACTTACTCACCAAGAGGCTCATGACATCATTGTCAAATCTGGTAATACACTGAAGCTGGTTGTTCAGAG gttGGCAGGGGGAGCTTGTTCCTCTGTCACAACCCCCGGCACACCTAATCCTATGGACACTGGTCATCCTTTGGCCAATGCTGTTTCCCCTGCTTTTCAGCCCAAACCTGCAGGATTCTTCGTTTCTTCCACTCCAACGACCCCTATCGGTTTACCCACGACcaaaataatttcagaatatcAAACACAACATCCTGAACCACAAACCTTTGCTGATTACGAACGACAAGAATATATGAACGAACAACAAAAGGAGCATGATATAATACAGAACCAG GCCTACCGAACAGTCCAGTTGGTCTTCCCTAAAGCCAAACCGAGACACGATATCCCCATTGGCTCATACCTTCGACATGTCCACGACCCAAATTGGAAGAAACCCACTCCATCTCCCAATCGTATATACGATGCCATGATGTTGGCTAAG GAAACTGTGAAAGGGGCTGGATTTTCACCCGCTTCTTTAAGCCCTGGTCGAACACCAACTCCTGATTCGGGAATTTCTGGTTCAAACTCGGGTTCTAAAGTCTTACATCGTCAGTATAATACACCAATCAACATGTACTCTAAACAATCTTTAGCCGATACTCTACAAGGCCAGACAGGAATTCTTtt TGGTCAAACAGGTACCAAGGCTGGCACCAAGATACAGAAAGCTTCTGACATCACCCTGTCTCCTACGTACCAGATGTTACagcaagaagaaaaaaacaaacaaccaaaagaGCATAAGCCGATTCATCACCAGCTGTACACAATTCCTGATTCTAAGAGTCATGACATTAATGCGTTTGGCATGCCCAAAGATAAGATCAACCAATCAGGCAGTTTCAACACATTGACGACCAAACTACTTACTGGCCAAAGCAGTTACTAG
- the LOC143256203 gene encoding uncharacterized protein LOC143256203 isoform X3 encodes MRIGGRDANRLTHQEAHDIIVKSGNTLKLVVQRLAGGACSSVTTPGTPNPMDTGHPLANAVSPAFQPKPAGFFVSSTPTTPIGLPTTKIISEYQTQHPEPQTFADYERQEYMNEQQKEHDIIQNQAYRTVQLVFPKAKPRHDIPIGSYLRHVHDPNWKKPTPSPNRIYDAMMLAKVQETVKGAGFSPASLSPGRTPTPDSGISGSNSGSKVLHRQYNTPINMYSKQSLADTLQGQTGILFGQTGTKAGTKIQKASDITLSPTYQMLQQEEKNKQPKEHKPIHHQLYTIPDSKSHDINAFGMPKDKINQSGSFNTLTTKLLTGQSSY; translated from the exons ATGAGGATAGGGGGTCGAGATGCTAATCGACTTACTCACCAAGAGGCTCATGACATCATTGTCAAATCTGGTAATACACTGAAGCTGGTTGTTCAGAG gttGGCAGGGGGAGCTTGTTCCTCTGTCACAACCCCCGGCACACCTAATCCTATGGACACTGGTCATCCTTTGGCCAATGCTGTTTCCCCTGCTTTTCAGCCCAAACCTGCAGGATTCTTCGTTTCTTCCACTCCAACGACCCCTATCGGTTTACCCACGACcaaaataatttcagaatatcAAACACAACATCCTGAACCACAAACCTTTGCTGATTACGAACGACAAGAATATATGAACGAACAACAAAAGGAGCATGATATAATACAGAACCAG GCCTACCGAACAGTCCAGTTGGTCTTCCCTAAAGCCAAACCGAGACACGATATCCCCATTGGCTCATACCTTCGACATGTCCACGACCCAAATTGGAAGAAACCCACTCCATCTCCCAATCGTATATACGATGCCATGATGTTGGCTAAG GTGCAGGAAACTGTGAAAGGGGCTGGATTTTCACCCGCTTCTTTAAGCCCTGGTCGAACACCAACTCCTGATTCGGGAATTTCTGGTTCAAACTCGGGTTCTAAAGTCTTACATCGTCAGTATAATACACCAATCAACATGTACTCTAAACAATCTTTAGCCGATACTCTACAAGGCCAGACAGGAATTCTTtt TGGTCAAACAGGTACCAAGGCTGGCACCAAGATACAGAAAGCTTCTGACATCACCCTGTCTCCTACGTACCAGATGTTACagcaagaagaaaaaaacaaacaaccaaaagaGCATAAGCCGATTCATCACCAGCTGTACACAATTCCTGATTCTAAGAGTCATGACATTAATGCGTTTGGCATGCCCAAAGATAAGATCAACCAATCAGGCAGTTTCAACACATTGACGACCAAACTACTTACTGGCCAAAGCAGTTACTAG